One segment of Cetobacterium sp. NK01 DNA contains the following:
- a CDS encoding putative 2-aminoethylphosphonate ABC transporter substrate-binding protein — protein MTFNKKILGSLVLTTLLTSCGSSEKPVSKENKTKEITVYTALENEQIPEYLQSFKEQYPNIKLNIVRESTGVIVSRVLAEKDNPQADVIWGTAATGLLVLDEANLLKEYSPKDIEKINPKFKDNTGKDPKWVGNNAWMTAISVNTIEMKKLGLEEPKNFSDLLKPEYKGLISMPNPASSGTGFLTVSALVQLLGEEKAWEYMASLDNNMGVYTHSGSKPAKTAASGEYPIGISYGYPGIKIKNDGAPINVYFPSEGSGWDSEANALINKKNIKDEAKVFLDWAISEDAMKMYAKSYAIVSRDINVAPPKGFPENPITQLIANDFSWAAANKERILTTWETKFGSKTEKK, from the coding sequence ATGACATTTAATAAAAAAATATTGGGTTCATTAGTTTTAACAACACTTTTAACTAGTTGTGGTTCTTCTGAAAAACCTGTATCTAAAGAAAATAAAACAAAGGAGATCACAGTTTATACTGCTTTAGAAAATGAGCAAATTCCTGAGTATCTTCAATCTTTTAAAGAGCAATACCCTAACATAAAACTTAATATTGTTAGAGAATCAACAGGTGTTATCGTTTCAAGAGTTTTAGCTGAAAAAGATAATCCACAAGCTGATGTTATCTGGGGAACTGCTGCTACTGGTCTTTTAGTTTTAGATGAAGCTAATCTTTTAAAAGAATATTCTCCAAAAGATATTGAAAAAATAAATCCAAAATTTAAAGATAACACAGGTAAAGATCCTAAATGGGTTGGAAACAATGCTTGGATGACAGCTATTTCAGTTAATACTATTGAAATGAAAAAACTAGGACTAGAGGAACCTAAAAATTTCTCAGATCTTTTAAAACCTGAATATAAAGGTTTAATCTCTATGCCTAACCCAGCTTCTTCTGGAACTGGATTTCTAACAGTCTCTGCTTTAGTTCAACTTTTAGGAGAGGAAAAAGCTTGGGAATATATGGCTAGCTTAGATAATAATATGGGTGTTTATACTCACTCAGGATCTAAACCTGCTAAAACAGCTGCATCTGGAGAGTATCCAATTGGAATATCTTATGGATATCCTGGAATAAAAATAAAAAATGATGGAGCTCCTATAAATGTTTATTTCCCTAGTGAAGGTTCTGGTTGGGATTCTGAAGCTAATGCTTTAATAAATAAAAAGAATATCAAAGATGAAGCTAAGGTATTTTTAGATTGGGCTATCTCTGAAGATGCTATGAAAATGTACGCTAAATCTTATGCTATTGTTTCTAGAGATATCAATGTTGCTCCACCAAAGGGATTTCCTGAAAATCCTATCACTCAACTAATTGCTAATGATTTCTCTTGGGCTGCTGCTAACAAAGAGCGTATTTTGACTACTTGGGAAACAAAATTTGGTTCTAAAACTGAGAAAAAATAA
- a CDS encoding ABC transporter ATP-binding protein has translation MSYLKIKNVEKTFGKFKALNNINFEIERGEFICFLGPSGCGKTTLLRIIAGLENVDSGEIFLKDENITKKHPAKRNMSIVFQSYALFPNLTVGENIAYGMKNKKIPKDIIQKKIDESLELVGLRGQENKYPNELSGGQQQRVALARAISYSPDILLLDEPLSALDAKVREKLRNDIKNLQKKLGITTIMVTHDQEEALSMSDRIIVMDNAKVVQVGTPQDIYEKPANNFIGDFIGKVNKFEINGTKVMARPEDISLADEQTDNFFMGTLESWEYMGSYYRLKVNKKNYIIEVDICRNKIAHIPLKKDQHIFLKVERTLGGGVEWS, from the coding sequence ATGAGTTATTTAAAGATAAAAAATGTTGAAAAAACTTTTGGTAAGTTTAAAGCATTGAACAATATAAATTTTGAAATAGAAAGAGGAGAGTTTATCTGTTTTTTAGGTCCATCTGGTTGTGGTAAAACAACACTTCTTAGAATTATTGCTGGACTTGAAAATGTCGATAGTGGTGAAATTTTTTTAAAGGATGAAAACATTACAAAAAAGCATCCAGCTAAGAGAAATATGTCAATCGTTTTCCAATCTTATGCTCTTTTTCCAAATTTAACAGTTGGAGAAAATATTGCTTACGGAATGAAAAATAAAAAAATACCAAAGGATATAATTCAAAAGAAAATAGATGAGTCACTTGAGCTTGTTGGTTTAAGAGGTCAAGAGAATAAATATCCAAATGAACTTTCAGGAGGTCAGCAGCAAAGAGTTGCACTTGCTAGAGCAATCTCTTACTCGCCAGATATTCTTTTGTTAGATGAGCCTCTTTCAGCTCTTGATGCTAAAGTAAGAGAAAAACTTAGAAATGATATAAAAAATCTTCAAAAAAAACTTGGAATTACAACTATAATGGTTACTCATGATCAAGAGGAAGCTCTTTCAATGTCAGATAGAATAATCGTTATGGATAATGCTAAAGTTGTTCAAGTAGGAACACCTCAAGATATTTATGAGAAGCCAGCTAACAATTTCATTGGAGATTTTATTGGAAAAGTTAATAAGTTTGAAATCAATGGAACAAAAGTTATGGCTAGACCAGAGGATATCTCTCTTGCTGATGAGCAAACAGATAACTTCTTTATGGGAACATTAGAGTCTTGGGAGTATATGGGATCGTACTATAGATTAAAAGTTAATAAAAAGAACTACATTATTGAAGTTGATATCTGTAGAAATAAAATTGCTCATATTCCATTAAAAAAAGATCAACACATCTTTCTTAAAGTTGAAAGAACTTTAGGAGGAGGAGTTGAATGGAGCTAG
- a CDS encoding putative 2-aminoethylphosphonate ABC transporter permease subunit yields the protein MELVFKKTEKLLSEKVRDIIVWGIAIFFVVTLLFPLISLSIKATEDNAGNFIGLQNFIQYLTSPGVVSSFFNTVKIATLTMVITLILGFGYSYGMARSNIKGKGILKFLILLPIFAPTMLHGISLVYLFGRMGVITTGFFGRFPNLATDINLYGSTGIVISEVIYTLPQAYLIISMALQNSDYRLYEAAKTLGTSKVKQFFTITLPSCKYAVFSTATVSFILAFTDFGAPKVVGGNYNVLATDIYKQVIGQQNLGRGAVVSILLLIPAVISFFFEKSLEKKQRDTFNAKSMNYRIENSTGRDIFFYSFCWFIGLGILGLFITAGVASFVKMWPYNFELTLNNYKFFDFNGGAFHFYKNSITIAILSSIFGTIIAYLGAYICLKTESLTKLRNVIKFFAIVPLALPGMVLGLGYIFFFNMNYIRIPLIGWVNNPFNSLYGTLWILVLVNIVHFFSVAFMTASTSLKKLDKEFEIVSLSMGVPWYKTFFNVTLPLTKHTIGEIFIYYFVNCMTTVSAAVFLYTSKTTLASIAMVNLDEVGDQAKAAAMGILIVGTNLLVKTIYEIIKKRNFGRNK from the coding sequence ATGGAGCTAGTTTTTAAAAAAACTGAAAAACTTCTTTCAGAAAAAGTTAGAGATATTATCGTTTGGGGAATTGCAATCTTTTTCGTTGTTACTCTTCTTTTTCCACTTATCTCTTTAAGTATAAAAGCAACAGAGGACAATGCTGGAAACTTCATTGGTCTACAAAATTTTATTCAATATCTTACTAGCCCTGGAGTAGTATCCTCATTTTTCAATACAGTTAAAATAGCAACTTTAACTATGGTTATAACTTTAATTTTGGGATTTGGTTACTCTTATGGAATGGCTAGAAGCAATATAAAGGGAAAAGGTATTTTAAAATTTTTAATTCTTCTACCTATATTTGCTCCAACTATGCTACATGGTATCTCACTAGTTTATCTATTTGGAAGAATGGGAGTTATAACTACTGGATTCTTCGGTAGATTTCCTAATCTTGCAACAGATATAAATCTATACGGTTCAACTGGTATTGTAATTAGTGAAGTTATATATACTTTACCTCAAGCTTACTTAATTATCTCTATGGCACTACAAAATAGTGACTATAGACTCTATGAAGCTGCTAAAACTCTTGGAACAAGTAAAGTAAAGCAATTTTTTACAATAACTCTTCCATCTTGTAAATATGCTGTTTTTTCCACAGCTACAGTTTCTTTTATTCTTGCATTCACTGACTTCGGAGCACCTAAAGTTGTTGGTGGAAACTATAATGTTTTAGCTACAGATATTTATAAGCAAGTTATTGGACAACAAAATTTAGGAAGAGGTGCAGTTGTTAGCATTCTTCTGCTTATTCCTGCAGTAATCTCATTTTTCTTTGAAAAATCTTTAGAGAAAAAACAAAGAGATACCTTTAATGCAAAATCTATGAACTATCGAATTGAAAATTCAACTGGTAGAGATATTTTCTTCTACAGTTTCTGTTGGTTTATTGGTCTTGGTATATTAGGACTTTTTATTACAGCAGGTGTCGCTTCTTTTGTTAAGATGTGGCCATATAACTTTGAACTTACTTTAAATAACTATAAATTCTTTGACTTTAATGGTGGAGCTTTCCATTTTTATAAAAACTCAATAACTATAGCAATATTATCATCTATCTTTGGAACTATTATTGCATATCTTGGAGCATATATATGTTTAAAAACTGAGAGTTTAACTAAGCTTAGAAATGTTATTAAGTTTTTCGCAATAGTACCTTTAGCCCTTCCAGGAATGGTTTTAGGTTTAGGATATATCTTTTTCTTCAATATGAACTACATTAGAATTCCACTAATTGGTTGGGTAAATAATCCATTCAATAGTTTATATGGAACTCTTTGGATTTTAGTTCTTGTAAACATTGTTCACTTTTTCTCAGTTGCCTTTATGACAGCGTCAACATCTTTGAAAAAGTTAGATAAAGAGTTTGAAATTGTATCTCTATCTATGGGTGTTCCTTGGTATAAAACATTTTTCAATGTAACTCTACCACTTACTAAACACACTATTGGAGAGATATTCATATATTACTTTGTAAACTGTATGACTACAGTTTCAGCAGCTGTTTTCCTATATACTTCAAAAACAACTCTTGCATCTATTGCAATGGTTAACCTTGATGAAGTTGGAGATCAAGCTAAAGCAGCAGCAATGGGAATTTTAATTGTTGGAACAAATCTTTTAGTAAAAACAATTTATGAAATAATTAAAAAAAGAAATTTTGGGAGGAATAAATAA
- the phnX gene encoding phosphonoacetaldehyde hydrolase: MRKEIKAVIFDWAGTTVDYGCFAPLDVFVQVFKEIGIEITYEEARKPMGMLKIDHIKALLKMERIHSLWLEKFNRDYTMEDINSLYERFEKVLFASLENFSEPVPGMLDLQKELRERGLKIGSTTGYTKEMLDIVAPKAKAFGYCPDFRITSTEVPAGRPYPYMIYQNMITLAIPNRNSIIKIGDTTVDMKEGKNAGVWTVGILKGGSELGLSQKEVETMDHAQLKKLMDATAKRLYSAGADYVVEQVGDLPHIIDVINARMNSEEVI, encoded by the coding sequence ATGAGAAAAGAGATTAAGGCAGTTATATTTGATTGGGCAGGTACTACAGTAGATTATGGATGTTTCGCACCACTTGATGTTTTTGTTCAAGTTTTTAAAGAGATTGGTATTGAGATTACTTATGAAGAAGCTAGAAAACCTATGGGAATGTTAAAAATAGATCACATAAAAGCACTATTAAAGATGGAAAGAATACACTCTTTATGGTTAGAAAAATTTAATAGAGATTACACTATGGAGGATATTAACTCTTTATACGAAAGATTTGAAAAAGTTTTATTCGCTTCTTTAGAAAACTTTTCTGAACCTGTTCCTGGAATGTTGGATCTTCAAAAAGAGTTAAGAGAGAGAGGATTAAAAATTGGAAGCACAACTGGATATACAAAAGAGATGTTAGATATTGTTGCTCCAAAAGCTAAAGCTTTTGGATACTGTCCAGATTTTAGAATCACATCAACTGAAGTTCCTGCTGGTAGACCATATCCATATATGATTTATCAAAATATGATTACCTTAGCAATTCCAAATAGGAACTCTATTATAAAAATTGGAGATACAACTGTTGATATGAAAGAGGGTAAAAATGCTGGTGTTTGGACTGTTGGTATCTTAAAGGGTGGAAGTGAACTTGGTCTTTCACAAAAAGAGGTTGAAACTATGGACCATGCTCAGTTAAAAAAATTAATGGATGCAACTGCAAAGAGATTATACTCTGCTGGAGCTGACTATGTTGTTGAGCAAGTTGGTGATTTACCACATATAATTGATGTTATAAATGCTAGAATGAATTCTGAAGAGGTTATTTAA
- a CDS encoding aspartate aminotransferase family protein, with amino-acid sequence MNKITSEGDVNTSSNRKNWQDKNINYETSCVLRDDEDIFLHQSLSTPCLNVLKKSKGIYLEDISGKIYMDFHGNNVHQVGFGNEDVKNAIINEMEELPFSPRRYTNNSAIILAQKLSDKTNGVLNKVLFSPGATSSIGIAMKLARLVTRKDGFLSFWDSFHGASIDAISLGGTAHFRNGIGSLLTGCEHLIPYNSYRPIFDEDTFLTILDYTLEKHGDIAAFFMETIRNTEVEIPSYKLMKGIRDICTKHNTLLVLDETAIAMGRTGKFFAFEHYGIDPDIVVIGKGLGGGIFPISALLTKDEFNIGQYTSLGHYTHEKSSVGCAAANAAIDFIDNNNILEKTSNMEKFILDRLNILRNKYEIIGDVRAIGLLFAIELVRDRKTKEKAESEADKILYNCLDLGLSFKVSSGILTLSPPLIIEKHELEKALEILEKSIKIENIKLFGGNNNE; translated from the coding sequence ATGAATAAAATTACATCTGAAGGGGATGTGAATACCTCTTCAAATCGTAAAAATTGGCAAGATAAAAATATAAACTATGAAACTAGTTGTGTTCTTAGAGATGATGAAGATATCTTTCTTCATCAATCTCTTTCAACTCCTTGTTTAAATGTTTTAAAAAAATCTAAGGGTATCTACCTAGAAGATATCTCTGGAAAAATCTATATGGATTTTCATGGAAATAATGTACACCAAGTTGGATTTGGAAATGAAGACGTTAAAAATGCCATTATTAATGAGATGGAAGAACTTCCATTTTCTCCTAGAAGATATACAAATAACTCTGCTATAATTTTAGCTCAAAAGCTTTCTGATAAAACAAATGGTGTTTTAAATAAAGTTCTATTTTCACCAGGAGCAACCTCTTCTATTGGAATAGCAATGAAACTAGCTAGACTTGTAACTAGAAAAGATGGTTTTCTATCTTTTTGGGACTCTTTCCATGGAGCTTCAATAGATGCTATCTCTTTAGGAGGAACTGCTCATTTTAGAAATGGTATTGGAAGTCTTCTAACTGGGTGCGAGCATTTAATCCCTTATAATAGCTATAGACCCATTTTTGATGAAGATACTTTTTTAACTATTTTAGATTATACTTTAGAAAAGCATGGAGATATTGCAGCTTTTTTTATGGAAACTATTAGAAATACTGAAGTGGAGATTCCATCATATAAACTTATGAAAGGAATAAGAGATATCTGTACTAAACACAATACCCTTTTAGTTTTAGATGAAACTGCAATTGCTATGGGAAGAACTGGAAAATTCTTCGCCTTTGAACACTATGGTATTGACCCTGATATTGTTGTCATTGGAAAAGGACTTGGCGGTGGAATATTTCCAATCTCTGCTCTTTTAACAAAAGATGAATTTAATATTGGTCAATATACATCTTTAGGACACTATACTCATGAGAAATCCTCTGTTGGATGTGCTGCTGCTAATGCTGCCATAGATTTTATTGATAACAATAATATTTTAGAAAAAACATCTAATATGGAGAAATTTATTTTAGATAGATTAAATATATTAAGAAATAAATATGAAATTATCGGTGATGTAAGAGCTATTGGACTACTCTTTGCAATTGAACTTGTAAGAGATAGAAAAACAAAAGAAAAAGCTGAATCTGAAGCTGATAAAATTCTTTATAATTGCCTTGATTTAGGTCTTAGTTTCAAAGTTTCTAGTGGAATATTAACACTATCACCACCACTTATTATTGAAAAACATGAACTTGAAAAAGCTCTTGAAATTCTTGAAAAAAGCATAAAAATTGAAAATATAAAACTATTTGGAGGAAACAACAATGAATAA
- a CDS encoding 2-aminoethylphosphonate--pyruvate transaminase, with translation MNNNNLTDKPYILLTPGPLTTSSGVKSAMLKDWCTWDNEYNSLVQDMRKRVLDVAEAGDDYTMIPMQGSGTFSVEAVLTSVIGENEKVLILSNGAYGDRMKTICDTAKVKNTIYKIEQTETYDLSHLESILKEDKEITHVAVVHCETTSGILNPIKEIGVIVKNHNKTFIVDAMSSFGGIHFSIPEYQIDFLISSSNKCIQGVPGFGFIIARKSELLKCEGKARSHSLDIFDQWKVMENGNGKWRFTSPTHVVRAFYQALLELEAEGGVKAREKRYTENQDKLVKGMDTLGFKAIITLEKQSPIITTFYAPNHPDYKFENFYSKLKEQGFVIYPGKLTKEESFRIGNIGEVYPTDIDTLINSIKNSMFWR, from the coding sequence ATGAATAACAATAACTTAACAGATAAACCATATATTCTTTTAACACCTGGGCCACTTACAACATCTTCTGGAGTTAAATCAGCTATGCTTAAAGATTGGTGTACTTGGGATAACGAGTATAACTCTTTAGTTCAAGATATGAGAAAAAGAGTTTTAGATGTTGCTGAAGCTGGAGATGACTATACTATGATTCCTATGCAAGGAAGTGGAACTTTCTCTGTTGAGGCTGTTTTGACTAGTGTTATTGGAGAGAATGAAAAAGTTTTAATTCTTTCAAACGGTGCATATGGAGATAGAATGAAAACTATTTGTGATACAGCAAAAGTTAAAAATACTATCTATAAAATTGAACAAACTGAAACTTATGATCTATCTCATTTAGAATCTATTTTAAAGGAAGATAAAGAGATTACTCATGTTGCTGTTGTTCACTGTGAAACTACATCAGGAATTTTAAATCCAATTAAAGAGATTGGAGTAATTGTTAAAAACCACAATAAAACTTTTATAGTTGATGCTATGTCTAGTTTTGGGGGAATTCATTTTAGCATTCCTGAGTACCAAATTGATTTTTTAATTAGTTCATCTAACAAATGTATCCAAGGAGTTCCTGGTTTTGGATTTATTATAGCTAGAAAATCTGAACTTTTAAAATGTGAAGGAAAGGCTCGTTCTCACTCTTTAGATATATTTGATCAATGGAAAGTTATGGAAAATGGAAATGGAAAATGGAGATTCACTTCTCCTACCCATGTTGTAAGAGCTTTTTATCAAGCCCTTTTAGAATTAGAAGCTGAAGGTGGAGTTAAAGCTAGAGAAAAAAGATACACAGAAAACCAAGATAAACTTGTTAAAGGTATGGACACTCTTGGATTTAAAGCTATTATCACTTTAGAAAAACAATCTCCTATTATAACTACATTCTATGCTCCAAATCATCCTGATTATAAGTTTGAAAATTTTTATTCAAAACTTAAAGAGCAAGGATTTGTTATATATCCTGGTAAATTAACAAAAGAGGAGAGTTTTAGAATTGGTAATATTGGAGAGGTTTATCCTACAGATATTGATACTTTAATCAACTCTATCAAAAACTCTATGTTTTGGAGATAA